A window from Myxocyprinus asiaticus isolate MX2 ecotype Aquarium Trade chromosome 37, UBuf_Myxa_2, whole genome shotgun sequence encodes these proteins:
- the LOC127428180 gene encoding dual specificity protein phosphatase 7-like: protein MKNTLWSGVMMSSKSAEWLQDELESGGGSLLLLDCRSHELFESSHIESAINLAIPGLMLRRLKKGNLPIRSIITNNEDKEKFVKRCKTDTVVLYDEATTDWQESGAAGSVLGLLMQKLRDDGCKAFYLEGGFNKFQTEYPEHCETNLDCSCPSSSPPSSVLGLGGLRISSDCSDGESDREPGSATESEGSPLPSNQPAFPVQILPYLYLGCAKDSTNLDILGKYNIKYILNVTPNLPNMFEHDGEFKYKQIPISDHWSQNLSQFFPEAISFIDEARSKKCGILVHCLAGISRSVTVTVAYLMQKLNLSLNDAYDFVKRKKSNISPNFNFMGQLLDFERTLGLNSPCDNRSPTDQLFFTTPTNHNMFQLDTLEST from the exons ATGAAAAATACTCTCTGGAGCGGCGTGATGATGTCGAGCAAAAGCGCAGAATGGCTGCAGGACGAACTTGAGTCCGGCGGGGGCTCGCTGCTGCTGCTCGACTGCAGGTCGCACGAACTCTTCGAGTCCTCGCACATCGAGTCCGCCATCAACTTGGCTATCCCGGGACTTATGCTCCGGAGGTTAAAAAAGGGCAATTTGCCAATCCGATCCATTATTACCAATAACGAGGACAAGGAGAAGTTTGTGAAGCGCTGTAAAACGGATACGGTGGTGCTGTATGACGAGGCGACCACGGACTGGCAGGAGAGCGGAGCCGCGGGCTCTGTGCTCGGACTCCTCATGCAGAAACTGCGGGATGATGGATGTAAAGCGTTTTATTTGGAAG GGGGATTTAACAAGTTTCAAACTGAATACCCAGAGCACTGCGAGACTAACTTGGACTGCTCCTGTCCAAGCAGCTCTCCGCCCTCATCCGTTCTGGGACTTGGGGGACTACGAATCAGTTCAGATTGTTCTGATGGTGAATCAGACCGGGAACCGGGCAGTGCCACGGAGTCAGAGGGCAGCCCCTTACCAAGTAACCAACCAGCGTTCCCGGTCCAAATTTTACCCTATCTTTACCTGGGCTGTGCCAAAGACTCCACCAACTTGGACATTCTGGGCAAGTACAACATCAAGTACATCCTAAACGTAACTCCCAACTTGCCTAACATGTTTGAACACGATGGGGAATTCAAGTACAAGCAAATTCCCATTTCTGATCACTGGAGCCAAAACCTTTCTCAGTTTTTTCCGGAAGCCATTTCTTTCATTG ATGAAGCTCGTTCCAAAAAGTGTGGCATCTTGGTGCACTGCCTAGCAGGCATCAGTCGTTCAGTCACTGTCACAGTGGCATACCTGATGCAGAAGCTCAACTTGTCACTCAACGATGCCTACGACTTCGTCAAGCGCAAGAAGTCCAACATCTCACCCAACTTCAACTTCATGGGGCAACTTTTAGACTTCGAAAGGACACTAGGGCTCAACAGCCCCTGCGACAACCGCTCGCCCACCGACCAGCTCTTCTTCACCACACCAACCAATCACAACATGTTCCAGCTGGATACGCTGGAGTCCACATGA